A part of Streptomyces sp. NBC_01451 genomic DNA contains:
- a CDS encoding type II toxin-antitoxin system PemK/MazF family toxin, whose amino-acid sequence MQRGEVWWVQFDERRLVVLLSGDDPSGIRVMQVVAPAGVDIGGLGIEVMVGIGEGVPFEGVLRLAFPRPGFTPCTWLTTVSRDDLMERAAVLSSAKLSEIDDALRLAEQAQEQTPATTAKLSEIRDALRLGELG is encoded by the coding sequence GTGCAACGTGGCGAGGTCTGGTGGGTCCAGTTCGACGAGCGGAGGTTGGTCGTACTGCTGTCGGGAGACGACCCGTCCGGGATCCGGGTGATGCAGGTGGTCGCTCCGGCGGGCGTCGACATCGGCGGTCTGGGCATCGAAGTGATGGTGGGCATCGGTGAAGGGGTGCCGTTCGAAGGCGTGCTGCGGCTCGCGTTCCCGCGTCCGGGCTTCACCCCTTGCACATGGCTGACCACTGTGTCACGGGACGACCTGATGGAGCGGGCGGCCGTCCTGTCCTCGGCGAAGCTCAGCGAGATCGACGATGCCCTCCGACTCGCTGAACAAGCGCAGGAGCAGACCCCGGCGACGACCGCGAAGCTCAGCGAGATAAGGGACGCCCTCCGTCTCGGTGAACTCGGGTAG
- a CDS encoding carbamoyltransferase C-terminal domain-containing protein has protein sequence MANPKCPDIKEIIDERIKHREQFRPFAPWSSNTSCPTSSRSARRSPRRT, from the coding sequence CTGGCCAATCCGAAGTGCCCCGACATCAAGGAGATCATCGACGAACGCATCAAGCACCGCGAGCAGTTCAGGCCCTTCGCCCCGTGGTCCTCGAACACCTCGTGCCCGACGTCTTCGCGCTCGGCAAGAAGAAGTCCTCGCCGTACATGA
- a CDS encoding DUF4872 domain-containing protein, whose product MVLEHLVPDVFALGKKKSSPYMTFVVAVRPECRDMIQGACHVDGTSRIQTVTERSNPLLADGCAVLLPQDGDGLSVPRKLPGVARFGRVSAFPTSIVRNCTSGGWATICAMEGRREQVALLETDPFVGKHCESTTLVNILRQREIDLSESLVFGLAGGLSFIYWRTKQMPTPFIGGRIKPDALSANVANALNLRLSVHETSSVKRAREQLLGELDSGSVVGLKLDRYFLDHSTDDFRFAAHYVACVGYDDDRFALVETQPLGLQWASGESLATARNARGPMSSRNRAFTLDRPQGALPDLGEAARKGVRMSAENFLNPPISNFGFKGMHKVADLIPQWLDDLESPADSLSEICTIMEDAGTGGGLFRTMWAEFLAETADLTGIDAFREVSDAYREVSKKWTEVAGLLNEAGVESSPESLHSASRLVHETAEEEQRLMSRLMELSS is encoded by the coding sequence GTGGTCCTCGAACACCTCGTGCCCGACGTCTTCGCGCTCGGCAAGAAGAAGTCCTCGCCGTACATGACCTTCGTGGTTGCGGTGCGACCCGAGTGCCGGGACATGATCCAGGGTGCCTGCCACGTCGACGGCACCTCGCGGATCCAGACGGTCACCGAGCGGAGCAATCCGCTGCTCGCCGACGGATGCGCTGTCCTTCTTCCTCAAGACGGAGATGGATTATCTGTTCCTCGGAAACTTCCTGGTGTCGCGCGATTTGGGCGAGTGAGCGCCTTTCCGACCTCGATCGTTCGCAATTGCACTTCTGGGGGTTGGGCTACGATCTGTGCGATGGAAGGGAGACGCGAACAAGTGGCGCTTTTGGAGACTGATCCATTCGTCGGCAAACACTGCGAGTCGACCACCCTCGTGAATATTCTGCGGCAGCGAGAGATCGACTTGTCGGAGTCACTCGTCTTCGGCCTCGCCGGTGGCCTGTCGTTCATCTACTGGCGGACGAAGCAGATGCCGACACCGTTCATCGGTGGCCGGATCAAGCCGGACGCCTTGTCCGCCAATGTCGCCAATGCGCTGAACCTGCGGCTGTCCGTGCACGAGACCTCCTCGGTGAAACGGGCGAGGGAACAGCTGCTGGGAGAGCTTGATTCCGGATCCGTCGTCGGCCTCAAACTCGACCGCTACTTCCTCGACCACTCCACGGACGACTTCCGGTTCGCGGCCCACTATGTCGCTTGCGTCGGGTACGACGACGACCGTTTCGCCCTGGTCGAGACTCAGCCGCTCGGCCTGCAGTGGGCCTCCGGTGAATCCCTCGCGACCGCGCGAAACGCGCGAGGTCCGATGAGCTCGCGTAACCGTGCCTTCACCCTTGATCGCCCTCAGGGAGCCCTTCCTGATCTGGGGGAAGCCGCCCGTAAAGGCGTCAGAATGTCGGCGGAGAACTTTCTGAATCCGCCGATTTCGAACTTCGGGTTCAAGGGCATGCACAAAGTCGCCGACCTCATTCCGCAGTGGCTCGACGACCTTGAGTCGCCCGCGGACAGCCTTTCCGAGATCTGCACGATCATGGAGGACGCGGGAACCGGCGGAGGCCTGTTCCGCACGATGTGGGCGGAGTTCTTGGCGGAGACCGCCGACCTCACCGGTATCGACGCGTTCCGGGAGGTCTCCGACGCGTACCGCGAGGTGTCGAAGAAGTGGACCGAGGTGGCCGGGCTGTTGAATGAGGCGGGAGTCGAGTCGTCGCCGGAGTCCCTCCACAGCGCGTCAAGGCTGGTGCATGAGACCGCCGAGGAGGAGCAGCGGCTGATGAGCCGCCTCATGGAACTGTCGAGCTGA
- a CDS encoding outer membrane protein assembly factor BamB family protein produces the protein MNLRRTIAVLFGVALSVLMLVTPVSAQPIRTGVSTTYQINARHDGSLVDTAVGAPPLSKRWSRDLGGNVSYPIVAGGRVFATAASPNGYGTVLYAIDAATGQDAWAPVDLGGTYWWSALAYGGDRLYAQNYDGVLTAFDPASGKEIWTVTLPGQYSFTSPPTFADGVVYTGGSGSGGTLYAVDAVGGAVLWTRPVANGDNSSPAVTADGVYVSYACEQTYAFAPKSGDPIWHHETDCSGGGGRTPVLADGGVWVRDDGGMVPSVLNAADGKVRGTYEAAGWSPAPAFDGRQGYFVDEGVLQKRHSRTLATRWKFEGDGQISTAPIVVNGYVYVGSRSGRLWALNGATGQSVWSTDVGASIDEPDEHNVSEPLTGLGAGGGLVVVPATNLLVAYGQ, from the coding sequence GTGAACCTTCGAAGAACCATCGCCGTCCTGTTCGGTGTGGCACTGTCGGTTCTCATGCTCGTGACGCCGGTCAGCGCGCAACCGATACGGACCGGAGTCTCGACCACCTACCAGATCAACGCCCGGCACGATGGCAGTCTCGTCGATACCGCTGTGGGCGCGCCGCCGCTCAGCAAGAGGTGGTCCCGCGACCTGGGCGGGAACGTCTCCTATCCCATCGTGGCCGGCGGGCGCGTCTTCGCCACCGCTGCCTCACCGAACGGGTACGGCACCGTCCTCTACGCCATCGACGCGGCCACGGGCCAGGACGCCTGGGCGCCCGTGGATCTCGGTGGCACCTACTGGTGGTCCGCGCTCGCCTACGGGGGCGATCGGCTGTACGCCCAGAACTACGACGGCGTGCTGACAGCGTTCGACCCGGCCAGCGGGAAGGAGATCTGGACCGTCACGCTGCCTGGGCAGTATTCCTTCACCTCGCCGCCCACTTTCGCCGACGGCGTGGTGTACACGGGTGGCTCCGGCTCGGGCGGCACCTTGTACGCGGTGGACGCTGTCGGCGGTGCGGTGCTCTGGACCCGGCCTGTGGCAAATGGGGACAACAGCTCGCCTGCCGTCACGGCCGACGGAGTCTACGTCTCCTACGCCTGCGAGCAGACGTACGCCTTCGCCCCCAAGTCGGGCGACCCGATCTGGCACCACGAGACGGACTGCTCCGGCGGCGGGGGCCGTACCCCGGTGCTCGCCGACGGCGGTGTCTGGGTTCGCGACGACGGCGGGATGGTCCCCTCGGTGCTCAACGCCGCCGACGGGAAGGTCCGCGGCACGTACGAGGCCGCGGGCTGGTCACCGGCACCGGCCTTCGACGGCCGCCAGGGCTACTTCGTCGATGAGGGCGTCCTTCAGAAGCGGCACAGCCGCACTCTGGCCACTCGCTGGAAGTTCGAGGGCGACGGCCAGATCAGTACGGCGCCGATCGTCGTCAACGGCTACGTCTACGTCGGCTCGCGAAGCGGCCGGCTGTGGGCGCTGAACGGTGCCACTGGGCAGTCTGTCTGGTCCACCGACGTCGGCGCGTCGATCGACGAGCCCGACGAGCACAACGTGTCCGAGCCACTGACCGGTCTCGGTGCGGGCGGCGGGCTCGTGGTGGTTCCGGCCACCAACCTGCTTGTCGCGTACGGGCAGTGA